One Osmerus eperlanus chromosome 13, fOsmEpe2.1, whole genome shotgun sequence genomic region harbors:
- the LOC134032873 gene encoding rod cGMP-specific 3',5'-cyclic phosphodiesterase subunit alpha-like: MSCNHVAQKFLDSNPAFAKQYYDKTFQPKVISDLLSNDKKLEVDMSRFHELSAVEESDIMFDLMRDIQDNVQMERAIFNLMKHLSFTF, encoded by the exons ATGTC GTGTAATCATGTGGCTCAGAAGTTTCTGGATAGCAACCCAGCTTTTGCCAAGCAGTACTACGACAAGACATTCCAACCCAAGGTCATCTCGGACTTGTTGTCAAACGATAAGAAGCTGGAG GTTGATATGAGTCGTTTCCATGAGCTGAGTGCCGTGGAGGAGAGTGACATCATGTTTGACCTGATGAGGGACATTCAGGACAACGTGCAGATGGAGAGGGCTATCTTCAACCTGATGAAGCACCTCTCCTTCACA TTCTGA
- the LOC134032714 gene encoding uncharacterized protein LOC134032714 isoform X4: MEVVLLLFLLVGASHGLETSCDARQNGAQCYGALNGTVYLHLTDIISGYDYKLRGNTRKLVFIMKNLKVIYFNKENIATYDSHIYFEIKNGTLRINKIGKEYSDKYTLETIQESSGATSKHTLQLFIEAPVSSPSQVISECLPQGGMRMSCSCEGDSPRYSWTLDGQALNDSRVVHDEERSSVTLERGTVGKLTCTINNHISQATVELDVSTCNGTIYVNCTSSNGTEVSDWVSPTGPNLCTRTTTTNPTTQTESTTQTTSGKGTTNVATSRPSNHTTQGLARASSNGTGDFRTQWDFNTIGIIARSLVGVLLIAVLLGIFCELYKRKTAASAEDEGEVPTLMSKL; this comes from the exons ATGGAAGTGGTGCTTCTGCTGTTTCTGCTGGTGGGAGCGTCTCATG GTCTTGAGACATCCTGTGATGCCAGACAGAATGGAGCTCAGTGTTACGGAGCTCTGAATGGAACTGTGTATCTGCATCTGACGGACATAATCAGTGGATATGATTATAAATTACGAGGAAATACTAGAAAACTAGTCTTTATAATGAAAAATCTGAAAGTTATTTACTTTAATAAAGAAAACATAGCAACATATGATAGCCATATTTACTTTGAAATCAAGAATGGGACACTGAGGATCAATAAAATAGGGAAAGAATATTCTGACAAATACACCCTAGAAACAATTCAAGAATCTAGTGGAGCAACTTCAAAACATACATTACAACTGTTCATTGAAG cccctgtgTCCTCCCCCAGTCAGGTCATCTCAGAGTGTCTCCcccagggagggatgaggatgtCCTGCTCCTGTGAGGGGGACAGTCCCCGGTACAGCTGGACTCTGGATGGACAAGCGCTGAATGACTCCAGGGTGGTCCATGATGAAGAGAGAAGCAGTGTGACTCTGGAGAGAGGCACAGTAGGAAAGCTCACCTGTACCATCAACAACCACATCAGTCAGGCCACTGTGGAACTGGATGTCTCAACATGCAATG GTACAATATACGTAAACTGCACATCATCCAATGGGACAGAGGTATCAGACTGGGTCAGTCCCACTGGTCCTAACCTGTGTACCAGAACTACCACCACAAACCCCACCACCCAGACAGAGAGCACCACTCAGACAACCTCTGGTAAGGGGACTACCAACGTAgccacctccagaccctccaatcacacCACCCAGGGCCTGGCCAGGGCCTCTAGTAATGGCACTGGGGACTTTAGGACCCAGTGGGACTTTA atACGATAGGGATTATAGCTAGGTCACTGGTTGGTGTCCTGCTCATAGCTGTCCTTCTGGGCATATTCTGTGAGCTGTACAAGAGGAAGACTGCTGCTTCTGCAG AAGATGAAGGTGAGGTGCCTACATTAATGTCTAAATTGTGA